GGGCTCGGTCGCTCCGTCTCGGGGTCGACGTGGACGATCGTGGTTTCGGCCGTCGCCGCGACTGCGCCGTCGGCCCGGATCTCGTAGCTCATGGTGCAACTCGAATTGCCGAGCCGCGATACGGAGAGCGCGATCGTGGGGTCGTCGCCCATTCTGACCGGGCGGTCGTAGGCGATCTCGAGGTTCGCCATGACGAAGGAGATCTCTTCCGAGGGCAGTGCCGCGACCTCACGGAGGTAGCTGGTGCGGGCGATCTCGAGGTAGCTGGCGTAGACGGCGTGGTTGACGTGGTCGAGCGGATCGAGGTCGCGATAGCGGACGGGAACGTCGACGGTAAACTCGGCACTCATTGTATGTTTTACGAGCGGGCTGAGACAAAAGTACGCACCGGTTCGAGTACTCTTGCCTCCTGCTTCAGGGAAGGGAAGCGGCGGGAAAGACAGATATTGCGCCAATTATCTGGGAATGATGCCGAATGAACCCGTGAATGGGATCGGTGATCGAGGAGCGACCCCCTTCGAGAAGAGTGCCCTGCTATCGTGGCGGCAGGGAATCGCCACGCCCTCCCCAGCCGATTCGTTCGCTTGCGAGGGGTTCACTCCGTTCCCCCTCGCTTCGCTCACTCATCCCTCGCGCTGTCGGCTGCCTTCGCTAGCGCTCAGACAGCCGACAGCGCGCGCCACCGCATATCAGTTCGGTAGCTGAAATCGATAGAGCATTTTCCGTACACATCAGCCGCTCCGTTGTCACTCGTACAGCCGCGCATGATCGCTGCAGAACGCGGGCTCACGCAGCTGGGCGTCGATCAGGTCTTCGTGGTAGTGGGCGTTGAACAGTCGACACACCTCCCGATCGCAAAAGGCCTCGCCCGTCTCGAGGTAGTGGTACGCCTGCAGGACGTATCCCCGCAGCGCGTCGGTCGTTCGCGGATCGTCTTCCACGAGGAAGTCGCCCTCGACCTGGTTCTCGAGGACCTCTCGCGGCGGCGCGTCGCCGGATAGGAGGGCGTGACGTTGCTTTTCTTTGTAGTAGGCCTCGGGTTTGGCGGGCGCTTCGTAGAGCCCCGGTACCGAGACCAGCGCCGGCTGCCCGAGGATGTTCACGCGCTTGTGCCAGCGGCCGTCGTGGTCGCCCCAGGTCCCGACGGCCCGATCGAGAATCGGGACGTGCAGCGTCTCGAGCCCCCGTTCCGCCGCGGGAAGCGCGGAATTGA
This portion of the Natrinema salinisoli genome encodes:
- a CDS encoding DUF7001 family protein; this encodes MVDSVVLYRAPTTVCDVDAIADWLTERIDADVTVRDRFFEVHRTENLPERFAEARVPSPYERETGNTMLGTIRYEERALEHPEREGGVLYDGVQIQRALNSALPAAERGLETLHVPILDRAVGTWGDHDGRWHKRVNILGQPALVSVPGLYEAPAKPEAYYKEKQRHALLSGDAPPREVLENQVEGDFLVEDDPRTTDALRGYVLQAYHYLETGEAFCDREVCRLFNAHYHEDLIDAQLREPAFCSDHARLYE
- a CDS encoding acyl-CoA thioesterase, which gives rise to MSAEFTVDVPVRYRDLDPLDHVNHAVYASYLEIARTSYLREVAALPSEEISFVMANLEIAYDRPVRMGDDPTIALSVSRLGNSSCTMSYEIRADGAVAATAETTIVHVDPETERPSPIPDGMARRIREYEGLEATA